In Trichoderma atroviride chromosome 2, complete sequence, one DNA window encodes the following:
- a CDS encoding uncharacterized protein (SECRETED:SignalP(1-18)): MGQQRFAPLNSWPDNANLDKARRLLWPIKQKYGSALSWADLFVFAGNTAMENMGFPTYGFGFGREDTYQSDEGIYWGAEQDMFPTDGNNVVRYNGSTDFTARASELESPLGAVSMGLIYVDPRGPNGTPDTKASALDIRETFGRMGMDDEETVALIAGGHAFGKTHGAESGDDVGPEPNAAPLEQQGLGWKNTFGTGNADDAYTSGLEVIWSRTPTKWANEFLFSLLNNNFTLVQSPGGAPQWEALDANASYPDPFIKGKFRKPTLLTSDLALRDDPIYNNISKTFLNDFDYFTEKFGLAWYKLLHRDMGPISRYLGPDLPKAAPPDLAGSSPFCFRIQHSRCLGYLGHQAADSCSSRPQHLQPRHHRLGIRLDLPYL, translated from the exons ATGGGACAGCAGCGATTTGCTCCCCTCAACAGCTGGCCCGACAATGCCAACCTCGACAAGGCTCGCCGTCTGCTCT GGCCCATCAAGCAAAAGTATGGCAGCGCTCTCTCCTGGGCTGATCTGTTCGTCTTCGCCGGCAACACTGCCATGGAGAACATGGGCTTCCCCACGTacggctttggctttggccgTGAGGATACCTACCAGTCCGACGAGGGCATCTACTGGGGTGCCGAGCAGGACATGTTCCCCACTGATGGAAACAACGTTGTCCGATACAACGGCAGCACGGACTTCACCGCACGTGCGTCTGAGCTTGAGAGCCCTCTTGGAGCCGTCAGCATGGGTCTCATCTACGTTGACCCCCGCGGCCCCAACGGCACCCCTGACACCAAGGCCTCTGCTCTGGATATCCGCGAGACCTTTGGCCGAATGGGTATGGACGATGAGGAAACCGTCGCTCTGATTGCTGGTGGCCACGCCTTTGGCAAGACCCACGGTGCTGagtctggcgatgatgtcggCCCTGAGCCCAACGCCGCTCCTcttgagcagcagggccTTGGATGGAAGAACACCTTTGGCACAGGTAACGCTGATGACGCCTACACCAGTGGTCTTGAGGTTATCTGGTCTCGAACTCCCACCAAGTGGGCCAACG AGTTCCTGTTCTCTCTGCTCAACAACAACTTCACCCTCGTTCAGTCCCCTGGCGGTGCTCCTCAGTGGGAGGCCCTGGACGCCAATGCCTCCTACCCCGACCCTTTCATCAAGGGCAAGTTCCGCAAGCCCACTCTGCTGACCAGTGATCTTGCTCTCCGAGACGACCCCATCTacaacaacatctccaagacGTTCCTCAACGACTTTGACTACTTCACTGAGAAGTTTGGTCTCGCCTGGTACAAGCTCCTCCACCGTGATATGGGCCCTATTTCTCGCTACCTTGGCCCTGATCTTCCCAAGGCGGCTCCCCCTGATCTGGCAGGATCCTCTCCCTTCTGCTTCCGGATACAGCACTCTCGCTGCCTCGGATATCTCGGCCATCAAGCAGCAGATTCTTGCAGCTCCCGGcctcaacatctccaacctCGTCACCACCGCTTGGGGATCCGCCTCGACCTTCCGTATCTCTGA
- a CDS encoding uncharacterized protein (EggNog:ENOG41) codes for MANLDSHKEEVPWSSLPPVFRDSITYVRKLGISLLWIDSLCIVQDDKEDWRMEAAKMASIYQNAYLVISASKSHNSEDGLFGGINGESNPIVIPIPSSSQGSALCFRKSFTHLPGYMDQRLVKKSPLPTLNRGWIFQERLLASRVLHFGPQELSWECLEDSACQCTGTYSSSTGNGATNTALTMSAQRMLQPKGIYNQYYWKQLDGTRLIKVWHMLVEDYTRLHLTFESDIFPAMSGIAKSFQQYTKSEYVAGMWAKSLLCDLAWHKETISSSSTENVEWHQRPKAWRAPTWSWASALGPVQFLDIGNGLVPLCELEEVKCSPYQLDPTGELRSGHLLLRGYLISTSIRYRPSVKEGSKAPFDLYELDIMHRQVGNVWADYDSSLPGTDHVVSGTPVKCFMLTARPDSGSLTLLLLNEIGYDEQHSCTVWKRLGLIQLSKPPTVLRDAKEYWFGVFKSQLANTTLVKII; via the coding sequence ATGGCCAACCTTGATTCGCATAAAGAAGAGGTCCCATGGAGTTCGCTGCCGCCCGTTTTTCGAGATTCCATCACCTATGTGCGCAAATTGGGGATATCGTTGCTATGGATCGACAGTCTCTGCATTGTACAAGATGATAAAGAAGATTGGAGAATGGAagccgccaagatggcgtCAATCTACCAAAACGCATATCTCGTAATCTCTGCATCCAAGTCTCATAATTCGGAAGATGGGCTTTTCGGCGGCATTAATGGAGAGTCGAATCCTATTGTAATCCCTATTCCGTCTTCAAGTCAAGGATCTGCACTATGTTTTCGCAAGTCTTTTACACATTTACCTGGATACATGGACCAAAGGCTTGTCAAGAAATCTCCCCTTCCGACTTTAAATCGCGGGTGGATATTCCAGGAACGTCTTCTAGCTTCGCGAGTTCTCCATTTTGGGCCGCAAGAGCTCTCATGGGAATGCTTGGAGGACTCGGCCTGCCAGTGCACTGGCACATATTCTTCCTCGACTGGCAATGGAGCTACTAATACAGCTCTTACGATGTCTGCGCAACGGATGCTGCAACCGAAAGGTATTTATAACCAATATTATTGGAAACAGCTGGATGGAACGAGACTCATCAAGGTCTGGCATATGTTGGTAGAAGACTATACAAGGCTTCATCTTACTTTCGAGAGCGATATTTTCCCAGCAATGTCAGGCATCGCGAAGAGTTTCCAGCAATACACAAAATCGGAATATGTTGCTGGAATGTGGGCGAAATCTTTGCTGTGTGACCTAGCATGGCATAAAGAAACCATatcgagcagctcgacggAGAATGTCGAATGGCATCAACGTCCGAAAGCATGGAGAGCTCCAACATGGTCTTGGGCCTCGGCACTTGGCCCCGTGCAATTTCTCGATATAGGAAACGGCTTGGTTCCTTTATGTGAGCTCGAAGAAGTGAAGTGCTCACCCTACCAGTTGGATCCAACTGGCGAGCTAAGAAGCGGTCACCTCTTGCTACGTGGCTATCTTATATCGACTTCAATCCGATATAGGCCATCCGTGAAAGAGGGTTCAAAGGCACCATTTGACTTGTATGAACTCGACATTATGCACAGGCAAGTGGGCAATGTATGGGCAGATTACGACTCATCTCTGCCAGGAACTGATCACGTTGTTTCTGGAACTCCCGTAAAATGTTTCATGCTCACGGCAAGACCTGACTCAGGCTCACTGACACTGCTTCTGTTGAACGAGATTGGCTATGATGAGCAACATTCCTGTACCGTATGGAAGCGGCTGGGGTTGATCCAACTATCGAAACCTCCCACGGTACTCCGGGATGCCAAAGAATACTGGTTCGGCGTCTTCAAATCTCAGTTAGCTAATACGACACTGGTAAAGATTATATAA
- a CDS encoding uncharacterized protein (EggNog:ENOG41~TransMembrane:12 (i73-97o109-129i141-161o167-189i201-222o228-249i309-328o348-368i389-408o414-437i449-470o482-502i)) has product MIKTMSTSKKRTVAHLRRVLAFSLNFQRDAKKDQDQTILPVIIPLTDLDKGIVGWESQDDPDMPLNFPSGRKWLITSLLSVITFMTPFASSILAPALAAMQKDFGVSDVTLGSMPVSIFLLGYAIGPILLSPLSEIYGRNLILLTASAWFCFWLVGCALAPSLNTLIFFRFMTGIGGSGSLTIGGGILADMFPVTSRGKAMTIWMLGPIVGPSIAPVIGGFVSETIGWRWTSWLSCIPAAVTVVAMIFLSRETNAHVLIAQKTRKLQKELNRPELRSCYVDPDAPVLSKRQILLFGLIRPMKMLFRSPNIFGLSLYISFAYGCLYLLYNTIPTVFEGSYGWSLGITGITYVALLFGYIISLVFFALLSDSTIIRMTAANGGVYEPEMRLPDCVWFALVLPITFFWYGWAADKAVHWIVPIIGIVPFGVGILGVLLPIQTYIVDAYPEYAASGLAAFAVLRNSVAAFLPLAGPQLYKSLGVGWGNSLLGFIAIGLTPIPILIYKYGKWLRLRYPVKL; this is encoded by the exons ATGATAAA GACGATGTCGACGTCGAAAAAGCGGACAGTAGCACATCTACGCCGCGTTCTGGCCTTTTCTCTAAACTTTCAGCGagacgcaaaaaaagaccaggATCAAACGATTCTACCTGTTATAATTCCTCTTACAGATCTTGACAAAGGCATTGTCGGCTGGGAAAGTCAAGATGACCCCGATATGCCACTCAACTTTCCCAGCGGCCGCAAGTGGCTCATCACGAGCCTCCTTTCGGTCATCACATTCATGACGCCTTTTGCATCATCTATCCTTGCTCCTGCCCTAGCAGCGATGCAGAAAGATTTTGGCGTCAGTGATGTTACATTGGGATCAATGCCTGTCAGCATCTTCCTGCTGGGATACGCGATTGGGCCGATACTGCTATCGCCATTGTCCGAAATCTATGGCCGAAATCTGATTCTCCTCACCGCAAGTGCGTGGTTCTGCTTCTGGCTCGTCGGCTGTGCGCTGGCCCCATCGCTCAACACGCTGATATTCTTCCGGTTCATGACGGGCATTGGCGGTTCGGGTAGTTTAACCATTGGCGGCGGAATCCTTGCTGACATGTTCCCTGTCACCAGCCGCGGGAAAGCCATGACGATCTGGATGCTGGGTCCCATTGTTGGGCCTTCCATTGCGCCTGTGATTGGCGGCTTTGTGTCTGAGACGAttggctggcgctggactTCGTGGCTGTCCTGCATCCCTGCTGCTGTTACGGTGGTGGCGATGATTTTTCTCAGCCGTGAGACAAACGCTCATGTGTTGATTGCGCAAAAGACGAGGAAACTTCAGAAAGAGCTTAACAGACCCGAGCTAAGGAGTTGCTACGTCGATCCCGATGCGCCCGTCTTGAGCAAGAGACAGATTCTGCTCTTCGGCTTGATCCGCCCAATGAAGATGCTATTTCGCTCTCCAAACATCTTTGGCCTGTCGTTGTACATTTCCTTTGCATACGGCTGCCTTTACCTTTTGTATAATACAATTCCAACCGTCTTTGAGGGCAGCTACGGCTGGTCGTTGGGTATTACCGGAATTACATATGTCGCGTTGCTTTTCGGATACATCATCAGCTTggttttctttgctcttctctcaGACAGCACCATTATTCGTATGACGGCTGCCAATGGAGGCGTCTATGAGCCGGAGATGCGTCTCCCTGATTGCGTCTGGTTTGCGCTTGTTCTCCCCATCACTTTTTTCTGGTATGGCTGGGCCGCTGACAAGGCCGTTCACTGGATCGTGCCGATTATTGGGATCGTGCCTTTTGGCGTTGGTATCCTCGGAGTGTTGCTGCCCATCCAAACATACATTGTCGATGCGTATCCGGAATATGCCGCCAGTGGCCTCGCTGCGTTTGCTGTACTGCGGAACTCTGTTGCTGCTTTCTTACCTTTGGCTGGGCCGCAGTTGTATAAGAGCCTCGGTGTGGGCTGGGGGAACTCGCTGCTTGGGTTTATTGCCATTGGGCTAACTCCCATTCCGATTCTGATATACAAGTACGGGAAATGGCTGAGGCTTCGGTACCCGGTGAAGttgtga
- a CDS encoding uncharacterized protein (EggNog:ENOG41~SECRETED:SignalP(1-20)): MRPNSIALTSVAALLSGVSGLAHTATRSASNPSCFPFGAEAKLNANLQPPRVSREEWWCPQSDFYGFLGFSFPFQFTNEDFEVSSISSHMQQMKRQFGTTMIRMYIPESYTTQLWENVLEAAILNNMGVVVQVAFPISGNDLSWEKVLETTLFETLANSKYSKIAPYVIYAAEYLNEPVGDCDMCAPGSAGNASEPASIKNLTMGMSDFRNEMHKFGIPAGISEDWDRPSLMSGAPGSDGLGVGLGPVGKALVPVLDFIHAHVMAYYHNIQVDDAWSYTANQVLWYKKYLPQFPLIISEMMWATGYNVLHAGGYITGFAIAEVSVADYTKFWKTVDANCAFLKEHNTAYFIHAWRQEGTLNMLQNDGSVVIPNWKPRKWC; this comes from the exons ATGAGGCCAAATTCCATCGCTTTGACGTCTGTCGCGGCCCTGCTGTCTGGTGTAAGCGGTCTGGCCCATACAGCAACACGATCAGCATCCAATCCAAGCTGCTTCCCTTTTGGCGCCGAGGCAAAGCTCAATGCGAATCTACAGCCTCCCCGCGTTTCCAGAGAGGAGTGGTGGTGTCCGCAGTCCGACTTTTATGGCTTCCTCGGCTTCTCGTTTCCCTTCCAGTTCACCAATGAGGACTTTGAGGTTTCGAGTATTAGCTCGCACatgcagcagatgaagcGCCAGTTTGGCACAACCATGATTCGCATGTATATCCCAGAAAGCTACACCACGCAGCTATGGGAAAATGTGCTAGAAGCCGCTATTCTCAACAACATGGGCGTTGTGGTTCAAGTAGCATTTCCCATTAGCGGCAATGAT CTCTCGTGGGAAAAGGTTCTCGAAACTACTCTGTTCGAAACCCTTGCGAATAGTAAGTATTCGAAAATTGCGCCGTATGTCATCTACGCCGCCGAATATCTCAACGAGCCAGTTGGAGACTGCGACATGTGCGCGCCTGGTAGCGCCGGCAACGCATCTGAGCCAGCCAGTATAAAGAACCTCACAATGGGAATGAGTGATTTCCGCAACGAAATGCACAAATTTGGCATCCCGGCAGGTATTAGCGAGGACTGGGACAGGCCCAGCTTGATGAGCGGTGCGCCTGGATCGGATGGGCTGGGCGTTGGACTGGGTCCAGTGGGCAAGGCGCTTGTGCCAGTTCTGGACTTTATTCACGCTCATGTCATGGCATATTATCACAATATTCAGGTTGACGACGCATGGTCATATACGGCAAACCAAGTTCTATGGTATAAGAAGTACCTTCCGCAGTTTCCGCTCATCATTTCCGAA ATGATGTGGGCAACAGGCTATAATGTCCTCCATGCTGGCGGCTATATAACCGGATTCGCTATTGCAGAAGTGAGCGTTGCGGATTACACCAAGTTCTGGAAGACGGTGGATGCAAATTGCGCCTTTCTGAAGGAGCATAACACGGCATATTTTATCCATGCATGGAGACAGGAGGGTACACTCAATATGCTTCAAAATGATGGAAGCGTTGTCATTCCAAATTGGAAGCCTAGGAAATGGTGTTAG
- a CDS encoding uncharacterized protein (EggNog:ENOG41), with protein sequence MDMNMTASGQSLTLTLFKRQMEISVFAPPPSKTPELEILFPNVPVGVLDLPQTTNSEASFQWVAEKLGQCGNHHGCHRTCSNLTVTLPRRILDVGSTDGDLVRLRELDAEDTAVPNYACLSHCWGASRPSRTVMANLDSHKEEVPWSSLPPVFRDSITYVRKLGISLLWIDSLCIVQDDKEDWRMEAAKMASIYQNAYLVISASKSHNSEDGLFGGINGESNPIVIPIPSSSQGSALCFRKSFTHLPGYMDQRLVKKSPLPTLNRGWIFQERLLASRVLHFGPQELSWECLEDSACQCTGTYSSSTGNGATNTALTMSAQRMLQPKGIYNQYYWKQLDGTRLIKVWHMLVEDYTRLHLTFESDIFPAMSGIAKSFQQYTKSEYVAGMWAKSLLCDLAWHKETISSSSTENVEWHQRPKAWRAPTWSWASALGPVQFLDIGNGLVPLCELEEVKCSPYQLDPTGELRSGHLLLRGYLISTSIRYRPSVKEGSKAPFDLYELDIMHRQVGNVWADYDSSLPGTDHVVSGTPVKCFMLTARPDSGSLTLLLLNEIGYDEQHSCTVWKRLGLIQLSKPPTVLRDAKEYWFGVFKSQLANTTLVKII encoded by the exons ATGGACATGAATATGACGGCATCAGGGCAGAGTCTTACCTTGACCCTCTTTAAACGCCAGATGGAGATTTCCGTTTTTGCTCCCCCACCATCCA AAACCCCAGAGCTTGAAATTTTATTTCCAAATGTGCCAGTCGGAGTTTTAGATCTGCCTCAAACCACAAACTCTGAAGCTAGTTTCCAATGGGTAGCAGAGAAACTCGGGCAATGCGGCAACCACCATGGATGCCATCGGACATGTTCCAACTTGACAGTAACTCTGCCGAGGAGAATCCTGGACGTGGGTTCTACAGATGGGGATCTCGTTCGTTTAAGAGAACTCGATGCCGAAGACACTGCGGTGCCAAATTATGCATGCTTAAGCCACTGCTGGGGCGCATCACGGCCTTCGAGAACAGTAATGGCCAACCTTGATTCGCATAAAGAAGAGGTCCCATGGAGTTCGCTGCCGCCCGTTTTTCGAGATTCCATCACCTATGTGCGCAAATTGGGGATATCGTTGCTATGGATCGACAGTCTCTGCATTGTACAAGATGATAAAGAAGATTGGAGAATGGAagccgccaagatggcgtCAATCTACCAAAACGCATATCTCGTAATCTCTGCATCCAAGTCTCATAATTCGGAAGATGGGCTTTTCGGCGGCATTAATGGAGAGTCGAATCCTATTGTAATCCCTATTCCGTCTTCAAGTCAAGGATCTGCACTATGTTTTCGCAAGTCTTTTACACATTTACCTGGATACATGGACCAAAGGCTTGTCAAGAAATCTCCCCTTCCGACTTTAAATCGCGGGTGGATATTCCAGGAACGTCTTCTAGCTTCGCGAGTTCTCCATTTTGGGCCGCAAGAGCTCTCATGGGAATGCTTGGAGGACTCGGCCTGCCAGTGCACTGGCACATATTCTTCCTCGACTGGCAATGGAGCTACTAATACAGCTCTTACGATGTCTGCGCAACGGATGCTGCAACCGAAAGGTATTTATAACCAATATTATTGGAAACAGCTGGATGGAACGAGACTCATCAAGGTCTGGCATATGTTGGTAGAAGACTATACAAGGCTTCATCTTACTTTCGAGAGCGATATTTTCCCAGCAATGTCAGGCATCGCGAAGAGTTTCCAGCAATACACAAAATCGGAATATGTTGCTGGAATGTGGGCGAAATCTTTGCTGTGTGACCTAGCATGGCATAAAGAAACCATatcgagcagctcgacggAGAATGTCGAATGGCATCAACGTCCGAAAGCATGGAGAGCTCCAACATGGTCTTGGGCCTCGGCACTTGGCCCCGTGCAATTTCTCGATATAGGAAACGGCTTGGTTCCTTTATGTGAGCTCGAAGAAGTGAAGTGCTCACCCTACCAGTTGGATCCAACTGGCGAGCTAAGAAGCGGTCACCTCTTGCTACGTGGCTATCTTATATCGACTTCAATCCGATATAGGCCATCCGTGAAAGAGGGTTCAAAGGCACCATTTGACTTGTATGAACTCGACATTATGCACAGGCAAGTGGGCAATGTATGGGCAGATTACGACTCATCTCTGCCAGGAACTGATCACGTTGTTTCTGGAACTCCCGTAAAATGTTTCATGCTCACGGCAAGACCTGACTCAGGCTCACTGACACTGCTTCTGTTGAACGAGATTGGCTATGATGAGCAACATTCCTGTACCGTATGGAAGCGGCTGGGGTTGATCCAACTATCGAAACCTCCCACGGTACTCCGGGATGCCAAAGAATACTGGTTCGGCGTCTTCAAATCTCAGTTAGCTAATACGACACTGGTAAAGATTATATAA
- a CDS encoding uncharacterized protein (EggNog:ENOG41), which produces MSSPVSTPDAETTPAEFLLFGNLPAEIRLSIWKNAARSARPGVHIFGGHWMGEADSDSPIDLALVPPRIQDASGVTWNWVGGNPSTYNRDFGLWMASYESRSFMLRHYQHLEDAITEEKDAGSSFSGRSHLVDLGGDHVSRVFPNQDLLCLQPLETSPGFGDLPFFRNDSPIKVKNLALEYDPAWMNGLVQAQTNGARERARADLWREDSRRGVFIRSLWAMAERTGPANMTLWLVDSSLRQREMPSNAYMPGSDDNDDTAKDPQKAEPKPREFHSLDTRCVEVKDLSECKYDALKPSTAFHFLHELQINVGFNVGWMIDRQAGQNPTPIPNGLEDLVKVLCIEPN; this is translated from the coding sequence ATGTCCTCACCAGTCTCCACCCCTGACGCCGAGACCACGCCCGCCGagttcctcctcttcggcaACCTTCCTGCCGAGATTCGGCTTTCGATCTGGAAGAATGCTGCCCGAAGCGCTCGGCCGGGTGTACACATCTTCGGGGGCCATTGGATGGGCGAGGCAGATTCCGATAGCCCAATTGATCTTGCCCTCGTGCCGCCAAGGATCCAGGATGCGTCCGGTGTCACTTGGAACTGGGTTGGTGGCAATCCATCCACCTATAATCGAGATTTCGGTCTCTGGATGGCATCCTATGAGTCGCGCTCCTTTATGTTGCGCCATTACCAACACCTCGAGGACGCCATCACTGAAGAGAAAGACGCCGGTTCCTCCTTCAGTGGCCGGAGCCACTTGGTGGACTTGGGGGGAGACCATGTCTCCAGAGTCTTCCCCAACCAAGATCTCCTCTGCCTTCAGCCATTGGAGACTTCCCCTGGGTTTGGAGACTTGCCCTTTTTCCGCAACGACAGCCCCATCAAGGTCAAGAACCTCGCGCTGGAATACGACCCCGCGTGGATGAACGGCCTCGTACAGGCCCAAACCAATGGGGCTCGAGAGCGGGCTCGGGCAGACTTGTGGAGGGAAGACAGCCGTCGTGGAGTCTTTATTCGGTCCCTATGGGCCATGGCAGAGCGTACTGGGCCCGCCAACATGACGTTGTGGCTCGTCGACAGTTCCCTCCGGCAACGGGAAATGCCATCGAACGCCTATATGCCTGGCTccgacgacaacgacgatACCGCCAAGGATCCCCAAAAGGCCGAACCAAAGCCTAGGGAGTTCCATTCACTGGACACACGTTGTGTCGAAGTCAAGGACTTGAGTGAGTGCAAGTACGACGCCCTCAAGCCCAGCACGGCGTTCCACTTCCTCCATGAGCTCCAGATAAATGTTGGCTTCAACGTTGGCTGGATGATCGACCGCCAAGCCGGCCAGAATCCGACGCCGATTCCAAACGGCCTGGAAGATCTGGTCAAGGTCTTGTGCATCGAGCCGAACTAG
- a CDS encoding uncharacterized protein (EggNog:ENOG41~TransMembrane:4 (o20-44i65-91o121-143i453-475o)) has translation MAAYTMSDSIPWVPGFWNRAPWRTVGALIGFAVTCGMMGLVLVLSEGRETNSWPTHNRNITVPVLLSLLVGIALLFLTVANSEGLAISWWLKALKGTKLKELQYDLEVTSNLLVGIFRPTLFNLVTLSAIIALVVSVGTSAIMQRSSTTISKSIGPYPTNIDAPVLNTTLPANFSGWAGSGSEISLLMPAFASVYKEYSNRSNIVIPSGCGNSTCQLHMTGPGFDVDCTDGSVDYDFGKLASAALVHQITTFQTIINFESKQDPNSLNHINMSVLYKPSPTCSGKLTRHHCVLRAAAVDYAVTITNGTATLAPWDISQNTTISIHNFTDWMQLGFGSLGAGGFITSLGGIASALQSQYNSNATLVLAVMTQNPFLVSAFGQAASTYSTSAFDDYGNCTMTWSDPREDIINSVREIVFRSALSVANSTGQPIQFQQTNAKMTRIGIVYSTNWRYFGIAVGVMFLEALMTLFLIWGWEKLGREVSRDPFEIAKAMGAPLLNHGSSNTSAPQILDALGSKRVRYGELVDVGTGIAQESAVPKHGYNLVESQDPDLLMQYVSPQHTQESLSRRRTLGIAVTEHVQPVQPGVHY, from the coding sequence ATGGCAGCATATACAATGTCCGATAGCATCCCATGGGTGCCAGGTTTCTGGAACCGAGCACCATGGAGAACCGTGGGCGCACTTATAGGATTCGCTGTGACTTGCGGGATGATGGGCCTGGTTCTCGTCCTATCCGAAGGCAGAGAAACCAACTCTTGGCCAACGCACAACAGAAACATTACCGTTCCTGTGCTTCTGTCACTGCTAGTTGGCattgcccttcttttcttaaCGGTTGCAAACTCTGAAGGGCTTGCCATCTCATGGTGGCTCAAAGCGCTCAAAGGGACAAAACTCAAGGAGCTTCAGTACGATCTTGAAGTCACTAGTAACTTGCTGGTTGGCATCTTTAGGCCGACTCTCTTCAACCTAGTTACTCTTTCGGCCATCATCGCCCTTGTCGTGAGTGTCGGCACCAGTGCCATCATGCAGAGATCTTCGACAACTATAAGCAAATCCATCGGGCCATACCCGACCAATATCGATGCACCCGTCTTGAATACAACTCTGCCGGCGAACTTTAGTGGGTGGGCAGGGAGTGGATCGGAAATATCGTTGCTGATGCCGGCCTTTGCGAGTGTCTATAAGGAGTATTCTAACCGCAGCAACATCGTGATACCATCTGGGTGCGGCAACAGCACCTGCCAGCTTCATATGACAGGCCCAGGTTTCGACGTCGACTGTACGGACGGCTCCGTTGACTACGACTTTGGCAAATTAGCATCTGCGGCACTAGTCCACCAGATTACGACGTTTCAAACCATCATCAACTTCGAGTCAAAACAAGATCCTAACTCCCTCAATCATATAAACATGTCGGTGCTGTATAAGCCGTCTCCTACGTGCTCTGGAAAATTGACCAGGCACCACTGTGTTCTTCGAGCGGCCGCTGTGGACTACGCCGTTACTATCACCAACGGTACTGCTACGCTCGCTCCCTGGGATATTTCTCAGAACACCACCATAAGCATCCACAATTTCACCGACTGGATGCAGCTCGGCTTTGGAagccttggagctggaggattCATCACATCGCTTGGAGGAATCGCTTCGGCTTTACAATCTCAGTACAACTCTAATGCAACTCTTGTATTGGCGGTGATGACGCAAAATCCGTTCCTGGTATCTGCGTTTGGGCAGGCAGCCAGTACATACTCGACATCTGCATTTGACGACTATGGTAACTGCACCATGACCTGGTCAGATCCTAGAGAGGATATAATCAACAGTGTTCGGGAGATTGTGTTCCGCAGCGCCCTCTCCGTTGCAAATTCGACCGGCCAGCCTATCCAGTTTCAGCAGACGAATgccaagatgacgaggatcGGGATAGTATACTCTACTAACTGGAGGTACTTCGGCATCGCTGTTGGTGTCATGTTCTTGGAGGCGCTTATGACTCTGTTCCTCATTTGGGGCTGGGAGAAACTCGGCAGAGAGGTTTCGCGCGACCCATTCGAGATTGCAAAGGCTATGGGCGCGCCTCTTCTGAATCATGGATCTTCCAACACGTCAGCCCCCCAGATTCTGGATGCTTTGGGAAGCAAAAGGGTGCGATACGGAGAGCTGGTCGACGTAGGGACGGGAATTGCGCAGGAGTCGGCGGTGCCTAAGCATGGATACAACTTGGTGGAAAGTCAAGACCCGGACCTTTTGATGCAATACGTTTCACCTCAGCATACTCAAGAGAGTTTGAGCAGGAGAAGAACTTTGGGCATTGCCGTGACGGAGCATGTTCAGCCTGTTCAACCGGGAGTACATTATTGA